Genomic window (Myxococcales bacterium):
CAGCTGCGCCGCGTGGGCCACCGCCAGCGCGCCGGCCGCGCACGCCGACACGTTGACGACGGTCGGGCCGCGCAGGCCCAGCGCGCGCCGCACCGCGCGGGCGGCGGTGTCGACCGGAGCGCGGAACGCCAGCGCGCGGTCGCCGGCCGCGGTCGCCGCGCGTGCCCACGCGATCCGATCGGGCTCGATCATCGGCGCGAAGTCCTCGAGGAACGCCTGCTCGAGGCCGAGCGCGATCACCAGCGGCGCGCGCTGCTCGGCCGGGCCGCACCCGGCCTGGGCCCAGGCCTCGGCCGCGGCCATCGTCGCGAACACCGCCTTGCGGTCGCGGGTGCCCTCGCTCGGCGGCGCCGTCGGCAGCGGCACCTCGCCGGCGACGGTGACCGGGAACGTCGACGCGTCGAACCAGCGGATCGGGCCCACCGCGGCGGCGCCGGCGCGCAGGCCGGCGTCGAAGTCCGCGCGCGTCAGCCCGAACGCGCTGACCACGCCGACGCCGGTGATGACCGCGGTCACGATCCGCGCTCCAGCTCGACCACGCCGACCGCGCCGTCGACGTCGGCGGTGACGACCGCCACGCGGGGCGCGCCCGCGGCCAGCAGATCGAGCGCGGCCAGCCACGCCAGCGCCGGGCCGGCCGCGAGGCACTCGCCCAGCGCCGGGCCGAGGTCGAGCACGTCGGCGCGGTCCGCGAGCTGCGCCGCCAGCGCGGCGTCGGTGAGCGCGACGATCGCGGTGGCGCGGTCGGGCAGGGTCAGCGCCGCGCGGTCCTCGGCCGCGCACACCTCGGCGCGGATCACGCGGGCCAGGCCCTCGCCGCGCGCGACCGCCACCAGCGCCGCGCCCTCGCCGGGCACGCCCGACCAGCCGCCGTGGCAGCGCTCGAGCTCGGCCCAGGTCACCGGGTGCAGCGCGCTGTCGGCGCCGCCCGCGATCGCGATCGGGGCGTCGTCGTCCTCGATCGCGGCCACCGCCTCGATCAGCGCGTGGACCGTGCCGGCGCCGCGCGAGAACAGCGCGCCGTGGACGCCGGCGCCGACGCCCTCCTGGATCGCCGCGTGGGCCATCGTGAAGTTGTTCATCAGCTGGAACGCCAGGAGCGGGTTGCACGCGGCCAGGCCCGGGCCGCCGAACCGCGCCAGCGACCAGGTCGCGCCGTCCATCGACGCCCGCAGCATCGCGTGCAGCTCGGCGGTCGAGCCGCCCGACGCGCCGACGCCGACGAAGCACCCGGCCGCGCGCAGGGCCTCGGCCGGCAGCGCCGCCACGAGCTCGTGCATCGCCGCCGCCGCCAGGAGCGCGCCGCGCGACATGGTCTTGCGCGCGCGCACCGGCACCGCGACCAGGGCCGCGTCGGCGACCGGGCGGGTCGGCGTCGCGGCGGTCGCGCGCGCGCGCTCGGCGAGGCCGCGCCAGCCGCCGCCGATCGGCGACACCCCTGCGGCCGCGACGATCGCGACGGTCACGCGCCCTCCCGACGCCGCACCACCAGGCTGGGGCAGCCGGCGCCGAGCGGCGACACCCCTGCGGCCGCGACGATCGCGACGGTCACGCGCCCTCCCGACGCCGCACCACCAGGCTGGCGTTGGCGCCGCCGAACGCGAACGCGTTGACCAGGGCCGCGCGGACCGGCGCGGTCACCGCCGCGCCCAGCACGTGGCGCGCCCCGCAGCTGGCGTCGGGCGTGGCCAGCCCGGCGGTCGGCATGATCGTGCCCGAGGCGACGGCCTCGATCGCGCACAGCGCGCCGATCGCGCCGGCGCCGGCGACCCAGTGGCCGACCGCGCCCTTGACCGAGCTGACGTAGGCCCGCGCGAAGCCGTCGCCGAGCGCGCGCCCGAGCGCCACGATCTCGGCCGGGTCGTTGAGCGGCGTCGACGTGCCGTGGGCCTGCACGTAGTCGATCGCCGGGCCGCCGGCGTCGGTCAGCGCCGCGGCGATGGCCCGGGCGGCGCCGTCGCCGTCGGGCTCGGGCGCGGTCAGGCGGTAGCCGTCGAGCGAGCGGCCGACGCCGGCGACCTCGACCTCGCCGCGCCCGCCGGCCACGTCGGCCGCGGCCAGCACCAGCAGCGCCGCGCCCTCGCCGACGACGAAGCCGTCGCGGCGCGCGTCGAACGGGCACGACACGCCGCGCGCCGACAGCGCGCCCAGCAGCCCGAAGCCCGCCAGCATCAGCGGCTCGACGTCGGCGCCGACCCCGCCGCAGATCGCCACGTCGCACGCGCCGGCGCGGATCGCGCGGACCGCGTCGACGATCGCCGCCGCGCCCGACGCGCACGCCAGCGACACCGTCGCGACCGGCCCGGCGGCGCCGACCTCGAGCGCGATCGCCGCGGCGATCGCGGCCGGCGAGATCGCCCGCGCGTCGAGCCGCGCCGCGAACGGCCGCGCCGCCTCGGCGAACGCCGCGGCGTCGAAGCGGGTCCCGCCGCCGGCCGCGCGCGCCAGCGCCAGCACGGTCGCGAAGCTGGCCCGGCCCGACTCGGCGCCGAGGAACACGCCCAGCCGCGCCGGCGCGACGTCGACCCGGCCCGCACCCCAGGCCTCGGCCAGCGCCGCGAGCGCCAGCGGCCGCCGGCGATCCTCGTCGGCGCCGTCGCCGAGCGCGATCGCCGCCGCGACCTGGCACGGGAACCCGGTCGCGTCCCACGCGGTCACCGGCGCCACCGCGGTCGCGCCCCGCGCCAGCGCCGCCCGGGTCTCGGCCCACGTGCGCCCCAGCGGCGACCACGTCCCGACCCCGGTCACCACCACCGCCCGGGTCACGTCGGCTCCGTCACCGATCCGTGCAGCCACACGTTCAGGTGCTCGCGCCGGCGCGCGATCAGGATCGGGTTGGTCACGACTGCGAACGCGAACCCGAGCTCGGCCTCGGCCGCGAGCGCGCCGTCGAGCCGGGCCCAGCCCTTGATGCGGCCGCCGTCCTCGGTCGCGGTCTCGACCCGGGCCTCGAGCTCGAGCCGGTCGCCCGGCCGCACCACCCGGCGGAACTTGGTGCGATCGATCATCGTCAGGAGCGCGTGCAGATCGTGCCGGCCGCGGCCGCGCAGCGTCGCCTCGAGCAGCACCCCGCCGAGCTGGGCCAGGGCCTCGACGACCAGCGCGCCCGGCAGCACCGGGTAGCCCGGGAAGTGATCGGCGAACACGTCGTCCGACAGCGACGCGCACTTGAGCCCGCGCGCGACCTCGCCCGGGACGAGCTCGGTGATCCGATCGAGCATCACGTAGCGCATCGGCGCGACGGTACACCCGCCGCGCCGCTGGCGGTTGCGCCGCCCGGCGCCCGGGCGCTACAACCACGGCTACCGCAGCAGGCGCGCGCCGCGCCGGGAGTTCTCCGATGGAATGCACCACGTGCGCGCCGGGCCGAGTCGATCGCCCTCACACCTTCCTCGCCCACGAGTACGTCGCCTGCGACGGCTGCGGCGCCCGCCACGAGGCCCGGGTCGTCCTGCGCGACGGCGCGGTCTTCCACCTGCTCCTGTGCCCGACCTGCGGCCAGCGCGAGACCAAGGTCCACGATGACGCCGACGCCTACGTGCGCGAGTTCGTGGCCCGGGCCCGCCCCGAGGAGCTGACCGGCCACGTCTGGAAGCACACCACCTCGACCTGCCCGAGCTGCCTGGCGCTGGTCGAGGCCGAGGTCGTGATCCGCGCCGGCAAGGTCTACTTCGCCAAGGACTGCCGCGCGTGCGGGCCGTCGGAGGCGCTGGTGTCCGAGGACGCCGCCTACTACGCCCGCGCCTACGCGTTCGCGCGCGCCGGCACCGAGCCGCTGGAGTTCCGCGGCACCGTGGCGAAGGGTTGCCCGACCGACTGCGGCACCTGCGGCGATCACGAGCAGCACACCTGCCTGCCGATCATCGAGATCAC
Coding sequences:
- a CDS encoding beta-ketoacyl-[acyl-carrier-protein] synthase II: MTRAVVVTGVGTWSPLGRTWAETRAALARGATAVAPVTAWDATGFPCQVAAAIALGDGADEDRRRPLALAALAEAWGAGRVDVAPARLGVFLGAESGRASFATVLALARAAGGGTRFDAAAFAEAARPFAARLDARAISPAAIAAAIALEVGAAGPVATVSLACASGAAAIVDAVRAIRAGACDVAICGGVGADVEPLMLAGFGLLGALSARGVSCPFDARRDGFVVGEGAALLVLAAADVAGGRGEVEVAGVGRSLDGYRLTAPEPDGDGAARAIAAALTDAGGPAIDYVQAHGTSTPLNDPAEIVALGRALGDGFARAYVSSVKGAVGHWVAGAGAIGALCAIEAVASGTIMPTAGLATPDASCGARHVLGAAVTAPVRAALVNAFAFGGANASLVVRRREGA
- a CDS encoding 3-hydroxyacyl-[acyl-carrier-protein] dehydratase FabZ — encoded protein: MRYVMLDRITELVPGEVARGLKCASLSDDVFADHFPGYPVLPGALVVEALAQLGGVLLEATLRGRGRHDLHALLTMIDRTKFRRVVRPGDRLELEARVETATEDGGRIKGWARLDGALAAEAELGFAFAVVTNPILIARRREHLNVWLHGSVTEPT